In a single window of the Niabella ginsenosidivorans genome:
- a CDS encoding DinB family protein, whose translation MTTTAKQTTAVSKEQLLKHWQGHRNLTRRVIEAFPEKELFEFSIGGMRPFAKLVAELLAIGGPALKGIVEQDERPYNEAAFEATSKKELLKLWDTATKTINTYYRQIPEAGFQKIVNLFGQYAFPVYENIFYFIDNEIHHRAQGYVYLRALGITPPFFWERGK comes from the coding sequence ATGACAACTACAGCAAAACAAACCACAGCAGTGAGCAAAGAACAATTATTAAAGCACTGGCAGGGGCACCGCAATCTTACCCGCAGGGTGATCGAGGCCTTTCCTGAAAAAGAGCTTTTTGAATTTTCAATAGGCGGTATGCGGCCTTTTGCCAAATTAGTTGCAGAGTTACTGGCGATCGGTGGTCCTGCACTTAAAGGAATCGTGGAACAGGATGAACGCCCTTATAATGAAGCAGCTTTTGAGGCAACCTCCAAAAAGGAGCTTTTAAAGCTCTGGGACACTGCTACCAAAACGATCAATACCTATTACAGGCAAATTCCTGAAGCCGGCTTTCAAAAAATAGTTAACCTGTTCGGGCAGTATGCGTTTCCTGTTTATGAAAATATTTTTTATTTCATAGACAATGAAATTCATCACCGGGCGCAGGGGTATGTTTATCTGAGGGCACTGGGCATTACCCCTCCGTTCTTTTGGGAAAGAGGTAAATGA
- a CDS encoding SusC/RagA family TonB-linked outer membrane protein produces the protein MRKILFFYLGLLFSIVSYSQTDVKGTVKNADSGEPIPGASIVVKGTRQGVISGEDGRFSLKVPKGFDALEVSAVTFLTQEVTVAPELDIRLKTSGSTDLNEVMVVGYGTKIKRDVTSSISRVSAKDFEEQPVSSFEQALQGRASGVFINSGSGKLGQGLKIRVRGISSISAGQQPFVVIDGVPVVNQQLSSSDEPDNPLATLNPDDIESIEVLKDASSAAIYGARASNGVILVTTKSGKQGKTKVNIGISNGWSTPTHYQQFLNADQYRELFTAAAENAGYNAADEFASETGTDDWNSNNNTNWAKAAFQNGYVRQYTASVSGGDARTRFLASASYNDQKGIIIGNRLTRATGRINLEHDLNKIFKVGANISLNQTNNYRVSSDNAFSNPVQLNALPPIQPMYDPATGLLNRNTLYYNSLIEVEGNNRNWNKIYRTTSSAFIEANILPNLKFRSQNGIDWTNLQESNFLGRRTEDGAPGGYSYEGQTTSSIFTTTNTLSWLKSFAKTDVDALAGIEYQNGKVSGENVTGRAFPSDKFTRIASAAIITGGSSTATQYRFMSYFFRSNFKFDEKYLLSASVRADGSSRFSKNKPYGVFPAVSAGWIISQENFLKESKALSFLKLRSSYGRTGNAEIGNFSSLTLFESSPYANIAGIIASQVGDPNLSWEKTDQFDLGLDFGFLNNRISGEVDYFFKKTKDLLLDIPLPSVNGFTVITKNIGDMQNKGWEFVLNADVIRNAAFKWTTSFNISTYRNKVTRLVAPVQPTDRNVGRLAVGAPFGQFYTKKYMGVDPDNGDALYMKADGTTTNDYGLAVDTVVGNPNPDYYGGWNNKISYKGFDLDILTQFVKGGDIFNLAGIFQSVNGDYFDNQTVDQMNYWKKPGDVTNVPQPRLYEGNGTNKSSRWVQDGSYFRLKSVTLSYSLPRQLAGKVKASNIKLFLSGQNLLTLTKYKGYDPEVNTQFIGSVNLNHDFYTPPLAKTFLIGLNVDL, from the coding sequence ATGAGAAAGATCTTATTTTTTTATTTAGGATTGCTGTTTTCTATTGTGAGTTACTCGCAAACAGATGTGAAGGGGACAGTTAAAAATGCCGATTCCGGTGAACCGATCCCCGGGGCAAGTATTGTAGTAAAAGGTACCAGGCAGGGAGTGATTTCAGGGGAAGACGGACGCTTTTCGCTAAAAGTGCCTAAGGGATTTGATGCGCTGGAGGTTTCTGCTGTTACTTTTTTAACGCAGGAAGTAACAGTGGCCCCGGAACTGGATATACGCTTGAAAACGAGCGGCAGCACAGATCTGAACGAAGTTATGGTTGTTGGGTATGGTACCAAAATAAAAAGGGATGTTACTTCCTCAATCAGCAGGGTCAGTGCAAAAGATTTTGAAGAGCAACCGGTCAGTAGTTTTGAGCAGGCGCTGCAGGGGCGGGCATCTGGTGTTTTTATTAATTCCGGCAGTGGCAAGCTGGGGCAGGGGTTAAAAATAAGGGTAAGAGGGATCTCTTCCATTTCTGCCGGTCAGCAGCCTTTTGTGGTTATAGATGGGGTTCCGGTGGTTAACCAGCAGCTGAGCAGTTCCGATGAGCCGGACAATCCGCTGGCCACATTGAACCCGGATGATATAGAAAGTATTGAAGTTCTGAAAGATGCCTCTTCAGCCGCCATATATGGCGCCCGCGCTTCCAATGGGGTGATTCTGGTTACCACAAAAAGCGGAAAACAGGGTAAAACAAAAGTAAATATTGGTATATCCAACGGATGGTCTACCCCCACACATTATCAGCAGTTTTTGAACGCAGACCAGTACAGGGAACTGTTCACGGCAGCGGCTGAAAATGCGGGATATAATGCTGCTGATGAGTTTGCATCCGAAACAGGTACAGATGACTGGAACAGCAATAATAACACCAACTGGGCAAAAGCAGCGTTTCAAAACGGGTATGTACGGCAATATACCGCTTCAGTATCGGGAGGTGATGCACGCACCCGTTTCCTTGCAAGTGCCAGTTATAATGATCAGAAAGGGATCATTATCGGAAACCGGCTAACCAGGGCAACCGGCAGGATAAACCTGGAGCATGATCTGAATAAGATTTTTAAGGTAGGGGCTAATATTTCGCTGAACCAGACCAATAATTACCGGGTCAGCAGTGATAACGCTTTTAGTAACCCGGTTCAGCTAAATGCATTGCCTCCTATACAGCCTATGTATGATCCGGCTACCGGATTACTGAACAGGAATACGCTTTATTACAATAGTCTGATTGAAGTGGAAGGAAATAACCGGAACTGGAACAAGATCTACCGTACAACAAGCAGTGCATTTATTGAAGCGAATATTCTTCCAAACCTGAAATTCCGCAGCCAGAATGGTATTGACTGGACAAACTTGCAGGAATCGAATTTCCTTGGCAGGCGCACTGAGGACGGCGCTCCCGGCGGCTATAGTTATGAAGGGCAAACCACCAGTTCAATATTTACAACCACTAATACCCTGTCCTGGTTAAAATCTTTTGCCAAAACCGATGTGGATGCTCTTGCGGGAATTGAATATCAGAACGGGAAAGTAAGCGGAGAGAATGTGACCGGCCGGGCATTTCCAAGTGATAAATTTACAAGAATAGCGAGTGCTGCTATTATTACAGGTGGCTCCTCAACAGCCACCCAATACCGGTTTATGTCTTATTTTTTCAGATCTAACTTCAAATTTGATGAGAAGTACCTGCTGAGCGCAAGTGTTCGTGCCGATGGATCTTCAAGGTTTAGTAAAAATAAACCTTACGGGGTATTTCCCGCTGTTTCTGCGGGATGGATTATTTCGCAGGAAAATTTCTTAAAAGAATCGAAAGCGCTCAGTTTTCTGAAACTGAGATCCAGCTATGGCAGAACGGGCAATGCAGAAATCGGGAACTTTAGCTCGCTGACATTGTTTGAAAGTTCTCCTTATGCAAATATTGCGGGTATTATAGCTTCCCAGGTAGGCGATCCCAACCTGAGCTGGGAAAAAACAGATCAGTTTGATTTAGGCCTTGATTTTGGCTTTTTGAATAACCGCATCTCTGGTGAAGTGGATTATTTCTTTAAGAAAACAAAAGACCTGCTGCTGGATATTCCACTGCCATCTGTAAACGGTTTTACCGTTATTACAAAAAATATAGGTGATATGCAGAATAAGGGCTGGGAGTTTGTGCTGAATGCGGATGTGATAAGAAATGCGGCTTTTAAGTGGACTACCTCCTTTAATATATCTACTTACAGAAATAAAGTAACAAGGCTGGTAGCTCCCGTACAGCCTACTGACCGAAATGTAGGCCGGTTAGCTGTGGGGGCTCCTTTCGGGCAATTCTATACCAAAAAATATATGGGTGTGGACCCGGATAACGGGGATGCGCTGTATATGAAGGCGGACGGAACCACCACTAATGATTACGGGCTGGCAGTAGATACCGTTGTGGGCAACCCGAACCCTGATTATTATGGCGGGTGGAATAATAAGATCTCCTATAAAGGTTTTGACCTCGATATCTTAACCCAGTTTGTAAAAGGGGGTGATATCTTTAACCTGGCAGGGATCTTCCAGTCGGTAAATGGTGACTATTTTGATAACCAAACAGTGGATCAAATGAACTATTGGAAAAAGCCGGGGGATGTTACGAATGTTCCGCAACCAAGGTTGTACGAAGGCAACGGCACCAATAAAAGCAGCCGGTGGGTACAGGATGGGTCCTATTTCCGTTTAAAATCTGTTACGTTGAGCTACAGTTTGCCCAGGCAGCTTGCCGGTAAAGTAAAAGCCAGTAATATTAAATTGTTTTTGTCTGGGCAAAACCTTTTGACATTAACCAAGTATAAAGGTTACGACCCTGAAGTCAATACCCAGTTTATCGGTTCTGTAAACCTCAATCACGATTTTTATACTCCCCCCCTGGCCAAAACGTTTTTGATAGGCCTGAATGTTGATTTATAA
- a CDS encoding RagB/SusD family nutrient uptake outer membrane protein: protein MRKVFYIIAMSFCLLIQFSCKKILDVAPEQSIEAGNAIENDQDVEALIIGGYSIMGRGSLYGTNLLMIPDLLASEDYCSWRGTFVSYDDISLKQMTPDNADVTRTWTDAYAAINNANIVLENIDKVQDEELKKTLQGEAYFIRGIMHFELVRLYALPWGATPGNSQMGVVIKTTPTTTEDQAFLKTPRSSVAEVYKQVIEDLQAAIQVLPDDNGTRADKFTAYAFLSRVYMQQQDYVKARDAASEVIKSGKYKMNASISAVFANKNTDESIWEIQQNEQNNAGDANDGMATFYASLDGIGRADVRIDAGFIDTYPAGDYRSTGWYYEGTGRRPGNMYCSKWLSPYQNLPVVRIAEMYLNRAECNQRLGTTVGATPQQDLAQIRNEIRVGLDPVVNPGLQAILDERFHELAFEGTRIHDLRRLHLATGDFDWNANELVFPIPQRDVDASEKIIKQNPGY, encoded by the coding sequence ATGAGAAAAGTATTTTATATAATTGCAATGAGCTTTTGCCTGCTGATACAGTTCTCGTGTAAAAAAATCCTTGATGTTGCACCGGAGCAGTCCATCGAGGCTGGTAATGCTATTGAAAATGATCAGGATGTTGAGGCCTTGATCATAGGAGGGTATTCCATTATGGGAAGAGGGTCCCTGTATGGCACCAACCTTTTGATGATCCCGGATCTGTTGGCAAGTGAAGACTATTGCTCATGGAGGGGCACCTTTGTGAGCTATGATGATATTTCATTAAAGCAGATGACCCCGGATAATGCAGACGTGACCCGTACCTGGACAGATGCATACGCCGCAATCAATAATGCAAATATTGTATTGGAAAATATAGACAAGGTGCAGGATGAAGAATTAAAAAAGACCCTGCAGGGCGAAGCTTATTTTATCCGCGGGATCATGCACTTTGAATTGGTGCGGTTATATGCACTGCCCTGGGGCGCTACGCCCGGCAACAGCCAGATGGGTGTTGTAATTAAAACCACACCCACAACAACAGAAGACCAGGCCTTTTTGAAAACACCGAGATCGTCTGTTGCAGAAGTATACAAACAGGTAATAGAAGACCTTCAGGCAGCCATTCAGGTATTGCCAGATGACAATGGCACAAGAGCCGATAAATTTACAGCCTATGCTTTTTTGAGCAGGGTATATATGCAACAGCAGGACTATGTAAAAGCCCGTGATGCGGCATCGGAAGTAATCAAAAGCGGGAAGTATAAAATGAATGCTTCCATTTCTGCAGTTTTTGCAAACAAAAATACTGATGAGTCAATCTGGGAAATTCAGCAGAATGAACAAAATAACGCGGGAGATGCCAACGACGGCATGGCTACCTTTTATGCAAGCCTGGACGGGATCGGCCGTGCAGATGTACGTATTGATGCGGGTTTTATAGATACTTATCCCGCAGGTGATTACAGGAGCACCGGGTGGTATTATGAAGGTACAGGCAGAAGGCCCGGGAATATGTACTGTTCAAAATGGCTTTCACCTTATCAAAACCTGCCGGTTGTGCGTATTGCAGAAATGTACCTGAACCGTGCAGAATGTAATCAACGGTTGGGCACAACGGTTGGCGCCACTCCGCAGCAGGACCTGGCACAGATCCGGAATGAGATCAGAGTGGGGCTGGATCCTGTGGTGAACCCCGGGCTTCAGGCGATACTGGATGAGCGGTTTCATGAACTGGCTTTTGAAGGAACCCGGATCCATGATCTGAGAAGGCTTCATTTGGCAACGGGTGATTTTGACTGGAATGCCAACGAACTGGTATTCCCGATCCCGCAGCGGGATGTGGATGCTTCTGAAAAAATAATTAAGCAGAACCCGGGGTACTGA
- a CDS encoding M14 metallopeptidase family protein, with product MFKRFFLLISVGWYCTSGFSQLQAPESFLGYKPGNRFTPHYRLVEYFKHVAANSKMVQLYQYGETNEHRPLIVAYVGEEQNLQHIDAIRQKNLAMANGQAQAAGAPVIVWLSYNVHGNEPASSEAAMLTLYELVNPANAGTKEWLKNTLVIIDPCLNPDGRDRYVNWYNGVVGKSANAFPQAREHREPWPQGRSNHYNFDLNRDWAWQTQQESRYRVALYNQWLPQIHVDFHEQGYNAPYYFAPAAEPYHDVLTKWQRDFQKVIGKNHAKYFDQKGWLYFTKERFDLFYPSYGDTYPLYSGAIGMTYEQGGISAGLAVQAGDGDTVTLVSRVAHHVTTGLSTVETASANAAQLLQQYSDYFANAAEGKTGSYRSFIIKYSKADEQKLDALKKLLTKNSIRYGTATGSGKGWNYDTRREETFSIEKKDIVVSTRQPRSALIQVLFEPESRLTDSVTYDITAWALPYAYGLKGYASRQVFTVNAVTANDEVRGGINEAYGYVMPWGMNTARAAAQLLQNRVKLRIAENDFTFNHQKFSKGAVIILKTGNNLPSSDLLAKVKAAADSNMVPVSAVSTGMVDTGFDFGSPSVRAVKAPRVVLVTGPEASAYAAGEVWSFFDNELKYPVSLVNSNDLNKLNLGNVDVIIVPDGNYDFLSGKESSAFIAAWVRNGGRLIALESAVTQLSKLDWCSLKLKEDSASRKDSIIKPSVFGSREREEVSETTPGSIYRVRVDNTHPLMFGYPDYYYTLKMDNKIYRPIAKDGWNVGIINSDNKMSGFTGTKLLKKMKDGVLFAVQDLGKGNIIYLTDDVLFRNFWENGKLLFTNAVFLVGED from the coding sequence ATGTTTAAAAGATTTTTTCTTCTTATTTCAGTTGGGTGGTATTGTACAAGCGGTTTTTCCCAGTTACAGGCGCCCGAAAGTTTTTTGGGCTATAAACCGGGTAACCGTTTTACACCGCATTACAGGTTAGTGGAGTATTTTAAGCATGTGGCCGCCAACAGCAAAATGGTGCAATTGTATCAGTATGGCGAAACCAATGAGCACCGGCCTTTGATAGTGGCTTATGTGGGGGAAGAGCAAAATCTGCAGCATATTGATGCAATCCGTCAAAAAAATCTGGCAATGGCTAACGGGCAGGCCCAGGCTGCCGGGGCGCCTGTTATTGTTTGGCTCAGCTATAATGTGCATGGTAATGAGCCGGCCTCATCTGAGGCCGCCATGCTTACTTTATACGAACTGGTAAACCCCGCCAATGCCGGAACGAAGGAATGGCTGAAAAATACACTGGTAATTATTGATCCCTGCCTGAACCCTGACGGCCGCGACCGGTATGTGAACTGGTATAATGGCGTTGTAGGCAAATCAGCCAACGCCTTCCCACAGGCACGGGAACACAGGGAGCCCTGGCCCCAGGGCAGAAGCAACCATTATAATTTTGACCTGAACCGCGACTGGGCCTGGCAAACACAGCAGGAAAGCCGGTACCGTGTGGCATTGTACAACCAATGGCTACCCCAGATACACGTAGATTTTCACGAGCAGGGATACAATGCCCCCTATTATTTTGCTCCCGCGGCAGAACCCTACCACGATGTATTAACCAAATGGCAGCGCGATTTTCAGAAAGTGATCGGTAAAAACCACGCTAAGTATTTTGACCAGAAGGGTTGGCTATATTTTACCAAAGAGCGCTTTGATCTGTTTTACCCTTCCTATGGCGATACATACCCGCTGTATAGCGGAGCAATAGGCATGACCTACGAGCAGGGCGGAATAAGTGCCGGGCTTGCCGTACAGGCCGGTGACGGAGATACCGTGACCCTGGTAAGCAGGGTGGCGCATCATGTTACTACCGGGTTAAGCACGGTGGAAACCGCATCAGCAAACGCAGCACAGCTGCTGCAGCAGTATAGCGATTATTTTGCAAACGCTGCTGAAGGCAAAACCGGCAGCTACAGGTCTTTTATTATTAAATACAGCAAAGCAGATGAACAAAAACTGGATGCGCTGAAAAAATTACTGACGAAAAACAGTATCCGCTATGGTACTGCCACCGGAAGCGGAAAAGGGTGGAATTACGATACCCGCAGGGAAGAAACCTTCTCCATTGAAAAAAAGGATATAGTGGTCAGCACCCGGCAGCCCAGATCCGCACTGATACAGGTGTTGTTTGAACCGGAATCAAGGCTTACCGATTCTGTAACCTATGACATTACTGCCTGGGCACTTCCTTATGCCTATGGTCTAAAAGGCTATGCCTCCAGACAGGTCTTTACCGTTAATGCCGTTACTGCCAACGATGAGGTACGGGGGGGTATAAATGAGGCTTATGGGTACGTAATGCCCTGGGGAATGAATACCGCCAGGGCTGCGGCACAGTTGCTGCAAAACCGGGTAAAACTGCGGATTGCGGAAAACGATTTTACGTTCAATCATCAGAAGTTCTCAAAAGGCGCTGTGATCATTTTAAAAACAGGCAATAACCTGCCTTCAAGCGACCTGCTTGCAAAGGTGAAGGCCGCAGCAGATAGCAATATGGTTCCCGTATCTGCCGTAAGCACGGGCATGGTAGATACAGGATTTGATTTTGGAAGCCCTTCAGTACGGGCTGTTAAAGCGCCGCGGGTAGTGCTGGTAACGGGGCCGGAAGCCAGTGCCTATGCTGCTGGTGAAGTGTGGAGTTTTTTTGATAATGAATTAAAATATCCCGTTAGCCTGGTAAACAGTAACGACCTCAATAAACTGAATCTGGGCAATGTGGATGTGATCATTGTACCTGATGGCAATTATGATTTTCTTTCCGGCAAAGAATCATCGGCCTTTATTGCAGCCTGGGTAAGAAACGGGGGACGACTGATTGCGCTGGAAAGCGCGGTGACCCAATTGTCAAAACTGGACTGGTGCAGCCTGAAACTCAAGGAGGACAGCGCCTCCCGGAAAGACAGTATTATAAAGCCATCTGTATTTGGCAGCCGTGAGCGGGAAGAGGTTTCTGAAACCACACCCGGATCCATATACAGGGTAAGGGTTGATAATACGCACCCGCTGATGTTTGGTTATCCGGACTACTACTATACATTGAAGATGGACAATAAGATTTACAGGCCTATTGCAAAAGACGGATGGAATGTGGGCATCATCAATTCAGATAATAAGATGTCCGGGTTCACCGGAACGAAATTATTAAAAAAAATGAAAGACGGCGTTCTGTTTGCCGTACAGGATCTTGGTAAGGGAAACATCATTTATCTGACGGATGATGTGCTGTTCCGGAACTTCTGGGAAAATGGGAAGCTGCTATTTACAAATGCAGTGTTCCTGGTTGGGGAAGATTGA
- a CDS encoding DUF72 domain-containing protein, with product MKWYIGCSGFSYKEWKGHFYPEPLAQKNWFTYYCTQFNSIEINSSFYRTPSSKSLKNWYTGSPESFLFSLKVPRLITHLHQLKNCEDLLTDFYQHISKGLKEKLGILLMQFPPKFSYTDERLELLINSIAPHMKVAVEFRHDSWFRQPLIKELGKQHIVFCGQSYPGNIPDTVFINASTAYYRFHGKPVLYKSAYPQKTLKKVFETIHAAQYLKEAYVFFNNTWGTAAIENARQFAQWI from the coding sequence ATGAAATGGTACATCGGTTGTTCCGGTTTTTCTTATAAGGAATGGAAAGGTCATTTTTATCCGGAACCGCTCGCTCAGAAAAACTGGTTCACCTATTACTGTACCCAGTTTAACAGTATTGAAATCAATTCCAGTTTTTACAGAACCCCTTCTTCCAAAAGCCTGAAAAACTGGTACACAGGAAGCCCGGAAAGCTTTTTATTCAGCCTGAAGGTACCCCGGTTAATTACCCATCTGCACCAGCTTAAAAATTGCGAAGATCTTTTAACTGACTTTTACCAGCATATTTCAAAGGGCCTGAAAGAAAAGCTGGGCATCCTGCTGATGCAGTTCCCTCCAAAATTCAGCTATACAGATGAGCGCCTGGAACTGCTTATCAATAGCATTGCGCCTCATATGAAAGTAGCCGTTGAATTTCGTCACGATTCCTGGTTCCGGCAACCGCTCATTAAGGAGCTGGGAAAGCAGCATATTGTTTTTTGCGGTCAAAGCTACCCCGGAAATATTCCCGATACCGTTTTTATAAATGCATCAACTGCCTATTACCGCTTTCATGGCAAGCCTGTGCTCTATAAGTCTGCATACCCGCAAAAGACGTTAAAAAAGGTATTTGAAACAATACATGCCGCACAGTATTTAAAGGAAGCCTATGTATTCTTTAACAATACATGGGGAACGGCCGCAATAGAAAATGCGCGACAGTTTGCACAATGGATATAA
- the ilvA gene encoding threonine ammonia-lyase IlvA yields MSIEFEKATERLKGIVANTPLQYNQNLSRQYNCAVYLKREDLQVVRSYKLRGAYNMMSSLPKEKLECGVVCASAGNHAQGFAYSCKALNIRGIIFMPSITPKQKITQTQMFGGDNIEIRLTGDTYDDCANVAKKFTAENNMTFVHPFDDEKIIEGQATVGVETWEQLKKIDYIIIPIGGGGLCAGAGTFIKSISPQTRIIGAEPEGAPSMTEALKAGYPVELKNIDRFVDGAAVKRVGDITFNLCKTILDRVLLVPEGKICTTILQLYNKDAIVAEPAGAMSIAALDLIKDEIKGKNVVCIVSGSNNDIDRMQEIKERSLQYEGLKHYFLINFAQRPGALKEFVNDVLGPTDDITRFEYMQKTNKESGPALIGIELKNREDYFPLIEHLEKMQIEFTELNKDDTLFSYLV; encoded by the coding sequence ATGAGCATTGAATTTGAAAAAGCAACTGAACGGTTAAAAGGCATTGTTGCCAATACGCCTTTACAATACAATCAAAACCTATCCAGGCAATATAATTGCGCTGTTTATCTTAAACGCGAAGATCTGCAGGTGGTACGTTCCTACAAACTGCGGGGCGCCTACAATATGATGAGCTCTTTGCCAAAAGAAAAGCTGGAATGCGGCGTAGTATGTGCCAGTGCCGGCAATCACGCTCAGGGCTTTGCCTACAGCTGCAAGGCATTAAACATCCGGGGAATCATTTTTATGCCCTCCATCACTCCCAAACAAAAAATAACGCAAACCCAAATGTTTGGAGGAGATAATATTGAGATCCGGTTAACCGGAGACACATATGATGACTGCGCCAACGTAGCTAAAAAATTTACGGCAGAAAATAATATGACCTTTGTTCATCCTTTTGATGATGAAAAAATAATTGAAGGCCAGGCTACAGTTGGTGTGGAAACCTGGGAGCAGCTTAAAAAGATCGATTATATTATTATTCCCATTGGCGGCGGTGGGTTATGTGCCGGTGCGGGTACTTTTATAAAAAGCATAAGTCCTCAAACCAGGATCATTGGCGCTGAGCCGGAAGGCGCCCCTTCAATGACCGAAGCATTAAAAGCCGGTTATCCCGTAGAACTAAAAAATATTGACCGTTTTGTAGACGGTGCTGCTGTGAAGCGCGTAGGGGATATCACTTTTAACCTGTGCAAAACTATTTTAGACAGGGTGCTACTGGTGCCCGAAGGAAAGATCTGTACCACTATATTACAATTATATAATAAGGATGCCATTGTGGCTGAACCGGCAGGAGCCATGTCGATAGCTGCGCTGGACCTGATCAAAGATGAAATAAAGGGTAAAAATGTAGTGTGCATTGTAAGCGGCAGCAATAATGATATTGACCGGATGCAGGAAATAAAAGAACGGAGTTTACAATATGAAGGGCTCAAACATTATTTCCTGATCAACTTTGCGCAGCGACCGGGCGCCCTGAAGGAATTTGTAAATGATGTACTGGGACCGACGGACGATATTACCCGCTTTGAATACATGCAAAAGACCAATAAGGAAAGCGGCCCCGCCTTAATTGGTATTGAATTAAAGAACCGGGAAGACTATTTCCCCCTGATAGAGCACCTCGAAAAAATGCAGATCGAATTCACTGAATTGAACAAGGATGACACCCTTTTCAGTTATTTGGTATAA
- the ilvC gene encoding ketol-acid reductoisomerase — protein sequence MAKLNFGGVEENVVTREEFPLSKAQEILKDETVAVIGYGVQGPGQALNQKDNGINVIVGQRKNSKSWDKAVADGFVPGETLFEIEEALQRGTIICYLLSDAAQIALWPTVQKYLTPGKALYFSHGFGITFNEQTGIVPPKDVDVFLVAPKGSGTSLRRMFLQGRGLNSSYAIFQDATGKAKDRVIALGIAVGSGYLFETDFKKEVFSDLTGERGTLMGAIQGIFAAQYEVLRSKGHSPSEAFNETVEELTQSLMPLVAENGMDWMYANCSTTAQRGALDWWKKFKDATQPVFEELYESVATGKESQRSIDSNSQPDYREKLNAELKELQESEMWQAGKTVRSLRPENQAV from the coding sequence ATGGCAAAGTTAAATTTTGGCGGCGTTGAAGAAAACGTAGTGACCAGGGAGGAATTTCCATTAAGCAAGGCTCAGGAAATTTTAAAAGACGAAACTGTGGCAGTTATCGGTTATGGAGTTCAGGGGCCCGGTCAGGCCTTAAACCAAAAAGACAATGGCATCAATGTAATCGTTGGCCAGCGTAAAAATTCAAAAAGCTGGGATAAAGCTGTGGCAGATGGTTTTGTTCCGGGTGAAACGTTATTTGAAATTGAAGAAGCATTACAGCGCGGCACCATTATCTGTTACCTGTTGAGCGACGCAGCCCAGATAGCGCTGTGGCCTACCGTTCAAAAATATTTAACTCCCGGCAAGGCCCTGTATTTCTCTCATGGCTTTGGCATCACGTTCAATGAGCAGACAGGCATTGTACCTCCTAAAGATGTTGACGTATTTTTAGTAGCCCCCAAAGGCTCCGGTACTTCTTTGCGTCGTATGTTCCTGCAGGGCCGCGGGCTGAACAGCTCCTATGCTATTTTCCAGGATGCTACCGGCAAAGCAAAGGATCGTGTTATTGCATTGGGCATTGCAGTAGGCAGTGGATACCTGTTTGAAACCGATTTCAAGAAAGAGGTATTCTCTGACCTGACTGGTGAAAGAGGTACATTAATGGGCGCGATCCAGGGGATCTTTGCTGCACAATATGAAGTACTGCGTTCCAAGGGCCACTCTCCTTCTGAAGCCTTCAATGAAACAGTGGAAGAACTGACCCAATCTCTGATGCCGCTGGTTGCAGAAAACGGCATGGACTGGATGTATGCCAACTGTTCTACAACGGCCCAGCGTGGTGCTTTGGATTGGTGGAAAAAATTCAAGGATGCCACCCAACCTGTATTTGAAGAGCTGTATGAAAGCGTGGCAACCGGTAAAGAATCCCAACGTTCTATCGACAGCAATTCCCAGCCTGATTACCGTGAAAAACTGAATGCAGAGCTGAAAGAACTGCAGGAAAGCGAAATGTGGCAGGCAGGAAAAACTGTACGCAGCCTTCGCCCGGAGAACCAGGCGGTATAA